A segment of the Opitutia bacterium genome:
CGAGCGCAGCGGGTTGGAGGGTGGAGTCGATTTGCATCGGATGGAATGCGGGAGCGCGGCTCAGTAGCGTTTGTCTTTGCGGAGGTGGAGAATAACGAACTGCGAGTCGGCGAGCGCCTCGTAGGTGTGTTGCTGGATCGCGTCGAATTGGATGCTCTCGCCTGCCTCGATCACGCACGTCTCGTGCGGCAGCATGAGGCGCAGCTTGCCCTCGGTGACCCAACACACCTCGGTGTCGTCGTGATGGATCTCGGGCCGCGAGACCTTCGCGCCCTTCGGCGCGGTGCCAAGAAGGCCGACGACGTTCGCGTATTTGATCTGCCGGAATTTGAACTCGCCCGAACGGTAGGTTTTCTCGGCCGTGCGATGGGCCAGTTGCGACTCGGCCATCGCAAGGAGGTCCGTCGCACTCAGCCCGAACGCGCGCGCCAAACGGAAGAGCGTCTCCAGTTCGGCGGATTGCTGATTGCGCTCGAGTTTCGAGATCACCGCCACCGAGACACCGGAGGCTTCCGAGAGCTGGGCCAGCGTGAGCTCGCGCTGCTCGCGCAGCGTGCGCAACACGGAAAAGTCGAATTGGGGCGCATCCGGCATGATTTCGCTGACGACAAATGGAGGCCTGTTTTTGTCTGTCAACGAAAACAACAAAACCAGGCCATCTCCATGCAATGCGCGAGGCGGCATCGCTCCGACGCAGGATTGGCTTGTCCCCTCCCCGCGCTCTGGTCTGCTCGGCGGGAATGTGCGGCATAGCCGGAGTCCTCAGCCCTGTATTGGACCCCGGGCGGCGTGAGGACGCCGTCCGACGCATGGTCGCGCGCCAACGCCTCCGCGGCCCCGACGACGACGGCCTGGCCTCGGACGGCCCCGCCACGATCGGCATGTGCCGGCTCGCGATCTTCGATCCCGCGCACGGCCACCA
Coding sequences within it:
- a CDS encoding helix-turn-helix transcriptional regulator, which gives rise to MPDAPQFDFSVLRTLREQRELTLAQLSEASGVSVAVISKLERNQQSAELETLFRLARAFGLSATDLLAMAESQLAHRTAEKTYRSGEFKFRQIKYANVVGLLGTAPKGAKVSRPEIHHDDTEVCWVTEGKLRLMLPHETCVIEAGESIQFDAIQQHTYEALADSQFVILHLRKDKRY